One genomic region from Hoeflea algicola encodes:
- a CDS encoding putative bifunctional diguanylate cyclase/phosphodiesterase: MGKLKLELHPALANEYSTRMVVAYKYGSLVITAIGLGWAVVFAAIGWWGVVALDFAIVASGLAIYLLIRRGHFTFGLLAAQAALMMIVIIMGLLLDVPTAEAPRVSHLFLLVVAALGYLNYQREKSRTQLVLIGLCLLAFIVLASAPLESSFVVTMPDVLRSAGTWVNTIMATTILAACIHAMQAEFNRKDKFSRDLMTALWNDEFQLAYQPQVDLSQNTIGAEALLRWNSPKRGAVSPADFIPQAEELGLMVAIGGWVLESGCRTLAEWGKKPCYRHLSLSINVSASQLMHKDFETFVHDTLVKTRADPHRLILELTESVLVADIELVVAKLDALRKLGITIALDDFGTGYSSLSYLRRLPIQQIKIDRSFVQDAVNSPASASLVKNVVLMSRDLGHTVLAEGVETMEQHALLARFGCVEFQGYLYGKPVALAAFEQGIEAEARDEAPERLHRRG, from the coding sequence GTGGGAAAATTAAAGCTGGAGCTCCACCCGGCGCTGGCAAACGAATATTCGACGCGAATGGTCGTGGCCTACAAATACGGATCGCTGGTAATTACCGCCATCGGTCTGGGCTGGGCGGTGGTTTTTGCCGCCATCGGCTGGTGGGGAGTGGTGGCGTTGGATTTCGCCATCGTCGCCAGCGGACTCGCGATTTATCTGTTGATCCGGCGCGGCCATTTCACTTTCGGACTTCTGGCAGCCCAGGCCGCCCTGATGATGATCGTCATCATCATGGGGTTGCTTCTTGATGTGCCGACGGCGGAAGCGCCACGGGTCAGTCATCTTTTCCTGCTGGTTGTGGCGGCTCTGGGCTATCTCAATTATCAGCGGGAAAAGTCGCGTACACAATTAGTGCTGATCGGCCTGTGTCTGCTGGCGTTCATCGTGCTTGCGAGTGCGCCGCTGGAATCCTCCTTCGTCGTGACGATGCCTGACGTGCTGCGAAGCGCCGGCACCTGGGTCAATACCATCATGGCCACCACCATTCTCGCAGCTTGCATCCATGCAATGCAGGCCGAGTTCAACCGCAAGGACAAGTTCAGCCGCGATCTGATGACCGCCTTGTGGAACGATGAGTTCCAGCTCGCCTATCAGCCGCAGGTCGATCTGTCGCAAAACACAATCGGCGCCGAAGCGCTTCTGCGCTGGAACAGCCCGAAACGCGGGGCGGTCTCTCCTGCCGACTTCATTCCGCAGGCGGAAGAGCTTGGCCTGATGGTGGCCATCGGCGGCTGGGTGCTCGAAAGCGGCTGCCGTACATTGGCCGAATGGGGCAAGAAGCCCTGTTATCGGCATTTGAGCCTGTCCATCAATGTCAGCGCCAGCCAGCTTATGCACAAGGACTTCGAGACATTCGTGCACGACACGCTGGTCAAAACCCGCGCGGATCCGCACCGGCTGATCCTCGAATTGACCGAAAGCGTATTGGTGGCTGACATCGAGTTGGTGGTCGCCAAGCTTGATGCGCTGCGCAAACTTGGCATCACCATCGCGCTCGATGATTTCGGAACCGGTTATTCCTCTCTGTCTTATCTGCGTCGGTTGCCTATTCAGCAGATAAAGATCGACCGTAGCTTCGTGCAGGATGCGGTCAACAGCCCAGCCAGCGCCTCGCTCGTCAAGAATGTTGTCCTCATGAGCCGCGATCTTGGACACACCGTTCTGGCCGAAGGGGTGGAAACGATGGAGCAGCATGCTCTGTTGGCTCGTTTCGGCTGCGTCGAGTTTCAGGGCTATCTCTATGGCAAGCCGGTGGCATTGGCCGCTTTCGAGCAGGGCATTGAGGCCGAGGCAAGAGACGAGGCGCCGGAGCGGCTACACAGGCGCGGGTAA
- a CDS encoding phage head spike fiber domain-containing protein, whose product MQNEPSFDTAATDQNTQTLQRTFDALQAVGNAANSGNADEESLRQACGFLEQQSTLALQGIMNDRFKNSSLLSGYAGTRIESLALAQGQSALAGSLSSTCAALTGMGSGDITSGIDPLRLKDMALGLAFNEGVGLLKSSGLPFTGRLEISGDLMSRGASGWEVLTVQPLWQDPTGQDHIFTQLSLNHTEGREGYAEGDTLNAGLAYRHLSDDRSTVYGLNAFWDHTFERNHNRMSIGADVQTSELGASVNRYIPLSSWKGIDDYTEERASWGWDLQLQGRVPSLPSWQANVTGFQWSSNQKMEDKKTYGYDVGVQWQPVNAFVWDAGVRNEQDASPQFHTQFRLVYKFNEPIETMWNRRVQLTDVSERVYDKVRRENAVRVTQRTKESAYVTVQQTIGANTATLASGAVQSLQTGQQLPRPFTVQVSAAGGSVARLVFRDGAVLTIGAGSTVRVESTLITLLSGTLQYVSGAGTVNLAAPGSTVTLLGTDVDLSTNGTTSTLRVRDGGAVIAGTNAGSTTLNPGEAAAAVSGVVGASLATNNATYITHTDNISAQIDRVAAPLTGGKVAPYASEAPRMTTTTTTTGQTIGLALKFNSPVTVGTGGGTPQLVLNINGNTRQATYNVGTGTDELSFTYVLQGGDAGTNLLTVQSLDLNGGTITGNGKNAVITIADKVLNMAGGSDIAAPIGYVVAFTTDPVTAANVSAAAFQITGAEVGATYNYTISSSGGGTNVTGTGTITTATQDITGIDLVGLGDGTLTVSLTLTDTNSNIGAAVTDTVTKNAVALALDFVNGAYALNGTSYGSFAAIPGASFTRANPATTYAEDSSGNLVAFAANEPRITDKGLLVEGSRTNLLARSEEFDDGVWLKSNTLIFANSAVAPDGTTTADKVVWSSASGAQHSVNRANNPVSVTNGRTYVYSVWLKAAEMTTAMVFFTNMLPTNNYVTVDLSNGTITSGTATIQNHGNGWYRVTSTGLANNTTTVPLVWPNGTGTGAGDETSGLYIWGAQLEEASFASSYIPTAGAPVTRDADGVLVDLGAWFNTVEGTVLAEGISVANGGGSQILLGLGDGSFNSMSIRQTSGASLYFMGRESGSPAFDTGNTGISLNVLNKVAGNYKEGMPRSFSVNGDINTGGVFGAGFADDYLRFGIGQFPETSPNGLWNGYIQKTEYHPIAVSNAQLQSLTAP is encoded by the coding sequence ATGCAGAACGAACCTTCGTTTGACACTGCCGCCACCGATCAGAATACCCAAACCCTGCAGAGAACCTTTGACGCCCTCCAAGCCGTCGGCAACGCGGCCAATAGCGGCAATGCCGATGAGGAATCGCTGCGCCAAGCCTGTGGCTTTTTAGAGCAACAAAGCACGCTTGCCCTGCAAGGGATCATGAATGATCGTTTTAAAAACAGCTCTCTCCTCTCTGGCTATGCAGGCACCCGCATAGAATCACTGGCTTTGGCCCAAGGGCAATCCGCGCTTGCAGGATCACTCTCCTCAACATGCGCGGCATTGACGGGGATGGGCAGCGGCGACATCACATCGGGCATTGACCCACTCCGGCTTAAAGACATGGCTCTTGGTCTCGCCTTTAATGAAGGGGTCGGATTGCTCAAAAGCTCAGGCCTGCCCTTTACGGGTCGTTTAGAGATTAGCGGCGATCTGATGAGTCGCGGTGCCTCGGGATGGGAAGTCCTGACCGTCCAGCCATTGTGGCAGGACCCGACAGGACAAGACCATATTTTTACCCAGCTCTCGCTCAATCACACTGAAGGACGGGAGGGCTATGCCGAAGGCGACACGCTGAACGCAGGCTTGGCTTATCGCCATCTCTCTGATGATCGTTCGACGGTCTATGGTCTCAATGCTTTTTGGGATCATACCTTCGAGAGAAACCACAACCGCATGAGTATCGGCGCGGATGTGCAAACATCAGAACTCGGCGCATCGGTCAATCGCTATATCCCTCTCTCCTCATGGAAGGGCATCGACGATTACACCGAAGAGCGCGCGTCATGGGGCTGGGATCTACAACTCCAAGGACGCGTCCCCTCGCTGCCGTCATGGCAGGCGAATGTAACGGGGTTCCAATGGTCATCGAACCAGAAAATGGAAGATAAAAAAACCTACGGCTATGATGTGGGCGTGCAATGGCAGCCCGTGAATGCGTTCGTCTGGGACGCAGGGGTTCGAAACGAGCAAGACGCATCGCCGCAGTTCCACACGCAGTTCCGGTTGGTTTATAAGTTTAATGAACCGATTGAGACGATGTGGAATCGCCGCGTTCAACTCACCGATGTGAGCGAGCGCGTCTATGACAAGGTCCGCCGCGAAAACGCCGTGCGCGTAACGCAGCGCACCAAAGAATCCGCTTATGTGACCGTACAACAAACCATCGGCGCAAACACGGCAACGCTGGCCAGTGGCGCCGTTCAATCCCTGCAGACAGGGCAGCAACTGCCGCGTCCGTTTACGGTGCAAGTCTCCGCTGCGGGCGGGTCTGTTGCGCGTCTGGTCTTTCGCGATGGCGCGGTGTTGACGATTGGGGCGGGATCGACCGTGCGGGTTGAATCAACCCTCATCACGCTTCTCTCTGGCACGCTGCAATATGTGTCTGGCGCAGGGACCGTCAATCTGGCGGCACCAGGATCAACAGTGACTTTGCTCGGAACAGATGTTGACCTTTCAACTAACGGCACGACTTCAACTTTACGCGTCCGTGATGGCGGCGCTGTGATTGCGGGCACGAATGCAGGCAGTACAACACTGAACCCTGGTGAGGCGGCGGCGGCGGTGTCTGGCGTTGTGGGCGCGTCATTGGCGACCAACAATGCGACCTATATTACGCACACCGATAACATCAGCGCACAAATCGATCGCGTAGCGGCCCCACTCACAGGGGGCAAGGTCGCGCCGTACGCCAGCGAAGCGCCGCGCATGACTACCACCACGACCACGACGGGGCAGACCATCGGTCTTGCGCTTAAATTTAACAGCCCTGTGACCGTTGGCACGGGTGGCGGCACGCCGCAGCTGGTATTGAACATCAACGGCAATACGCGTCAGGCGACCTATAATGTAGGAACGGGCACAGATGAGCTCAGCTTTACTTACGTTCTGCAAGGAGGCGATGCAGGCACCAATCTGTTAACGGTGCAAAGCCTTGATCTGAATGGCGGCACGATTACAGGCAACGGCAAAAATGCCGTGATCACTATCGCCGATAAAGTTCTCAACATGGCGGGCGGCAGCGATATAGCGGCACCAATAGGATATGTGGTGGCGTTCACCACGGACCCCGTGACGGCGGCGAATGTATCAGCGGCGGCGTTCCAAATCACAGGAGCAGAGGTAGGCGCGACCTATAATTACACCATCAGCTCATCTGGCGGCGGAACAAATGTGACAGGCACGGGCACGATTACAACGGCAACGCAGGACATCACAGGCATTGATCTTGTTGGATTGGGTGATGGCACACTCACCGTTTCCCTGACGCTCACTGATACCAACAGCAATATCGGGGCGGCGGTCACCGATACGGTCACGAAAAACGCCGTCGCGCTTGCGCTTGATTTTGTGAATGGGGCCTATGCGTTGAACGGCACGTCCTACGGCTCCTTCGCCGCCATCCCCGGCGCGTCCTTTACTCGTGCCAATCCCGCAACAACCTATGCTGAAGATTCATCGGGTAACCTTGTCGCCTTCGCTGCCAACGAACCACGCATCACTGATAAAGGATTGCTTGTTGAGGGGAGCAGAACGAATTTACTTGCAAGAAGTGAGGAGTTTGACGATGGGGTATGGTTAAAAAGTAATACGCTTATATTTGCAAATTCTGCAGTAGCCCCTGACGGAACAACCACAGCAGACAAAGTTGTTTGGAGCTCGGCATCAGGTGCGCAACACTCTGTTAACAGGGCGAACAACCCAGTGTCAGTAACGAATGGAAGAACTTATGTTTATTCGGTTTGGTTAAAGGCGGCCGAGATGACAACAGCTATGGTGTTTTTTACAAACATGCTTCCCACCAATAACTACGTAACAGTGGATCTATCAAACGGTACAATCACCTCAGGAACAGCAACCATACAAAATCATGGAAATGGATGGTATCGTGTAACATCAACGGGGCTGGCAAACAATACTACAACGGTTCCGTTAGTGTGGCCTAATGGAACTGGAACAGGGGCTGGTGATGAAACATCCGGTCTTTACATCTGGGGTGCTCAACTGGAAGAAGCCTCCTTCGCCTCGTCTTATATTCCTACTGCAGGTGCGCCCGTCACGCGTGATGCAGATGGTGTTCTTGTTGATCTGGGGGCTTGGTTTAATACTGTTGAGGGAACGGTTTTGGCTGAAGGTATTTCTGTGGCAAACGGAGGAGGAAGTCAGATCTTGTTGGGTTTGGGTGACGGTTCATTTAATTCAATGTCCATCCGTCAAACGAGTGGTGCGAGCCTTTATTTTATGGGACGGGAGAGTGGCAGCCCAGCTTTTGACACTGGGAACACAGGAATTTCTCTCAATGTTTTAAATAAGGTCGCGGGTAACTATAAAGAGGGCATGCCTCGTTCATTTTCAGTCAATGGAGATATTAATACTGGCGGCGTATTTGGTGCCGGATTTGCGGATGATTATCTGCGATTTGGTATAGGGCAATTTCCAGAAACTTCCCCAAATGGTTTATGGAATGGCTATATTCAGAAAACAGAATATCATCCGATCGCGGTTTCTAACGCTCAGTTACAAAGCTTAACAGCGCCGTAA
- a CDS encoding type IV secretory system conjugative DNA transfer family protein → MKRSYHLALLSVAAFGLISFGIDHDAIAQTARDFWGNPVRRSYNAPNLAPVRFFLIALSGGVGFGIGWFMSPQAAPFRQFITFSVMALLVLTAVLDNGWLGWGLTPFLCLAAFMIGLGYWARSAMQRFMTPPKTFGDSKWASDAEIDEAGLFDPEGVRIGYRDHLGTSTALHYGGTMHGFLCAPSRTHKGTSVIIPTLLTYPGSIVVIDPKGENAMITAEHRRAMGHEIHIVDPDGITGMETSCYNPLDEMDAGDVSLVDDCMVLAEAKIVSSEREPFFTDSAKGLTQGLIGEIATNPDERGERDLGRFRDLIMMDGENTNTLFKRMSKSTRPFVANIGRQYLQMDEKTRSNVLATVQSQTQFLESPGIRESLSRSDFSFADLKTKRMTIYVVLPPEKLNSHGRFPRLLIEQALNLNARNIEEQPKEPVLFILDEMPALGRLPMVEKGFGLLAGYGLRIHVVCQNLSQLKSIYGDGWESFVANAGVIQYFGSRDKFTADYFSSLCGVQTVWSLSNAIGRSVSKSFGASGSDSSSTSSTDTTSAVQRQLAYPDQLMRMDQTKQLVFVGNMNPIIADKKPWFEDPDLKHLGVNLHAKDPAQRADDGSGEA, encoded by the coding sequence ATGAAACGCTCTTACCACTTGGCGCTACTCAGCGTCGCAGCCTTCGGGCTTATTTCCTTTGGCATTGATCATGATGCCATAGCGCAGACTGCCCGTGATTTTTGGGGCAATCCGGTGCGCCGCAGTTATAATGCTCCCAATCTCGCGCCTGTTCGCTTCTTTTTGATCGCCTTGTCGGGCGGCGTGGGATTTGGCATTGGCTGGTTCATGTCGCCGCAAGCCGCGCCGTTTCGCCAGTTTATTACTTTCTCCGTCATGGCGCTTCTGGTGCTGACAGCCGTTCTTGATAACGGATGGCTCGGCTGGGGTCTCACTCCCTTTCTCTGCCTTGCCGCCTTTATGATCGGTCTTGGCTATTGGGCGCGCTCTGCGATGCAGCGCTTCATGACCCCGCCCAAAACCTTCGGGGATAGTAAATGGGCCTCGGACGCCGAAATCGATGAAGCAGGTCTGTTCGATCCCGAAGGTGTCCGCATCGGTTATCGTGACCACCTGGGGACCAGCACTGCTCTTCACTACGGCGGAACGATGCACGGGTTTCTGTGCGCTCCCAGCCGCACGCACAAGGGCACAAGCGTGATTATCCCCACTCTGCTGACCTATCCTGGATCAATCGTCGTCATCGATCCGAAGGGCGAGAATGCGATGATCACGGCGGAGCATCGCCGTGCCATGGGTCACGAGATTCATATCGTCGATCCTGACGGGATCACGGGCATGGAGACTTCTTGCTACAATCCGCTCGACGAGATGGATGCAGGCGATGTGTCTTTGGTCGATGACTGCATGGTTCTGGCTGAAGCCAAGATTGTATCGTCCGAGAGAGAGCCGTTCTTTACCGATTCCGCCAAAGGGCTCACGCAAGGACTGATCGGCGAGATCGCCACCAATCCCGATGAGCGCGGCGAACGGGATTTGGGACGGTTTCGTGACCTTATCATGATGGATGGCGAGAATACGAATACGCTGTTCAAGCGCATGTCCAAAAGCACGCGTCCGTTTGTCGCCAATATCGGTCGGCAGTACTTGCAAATGGATGAGAAGACACGCTCGAACGTGCTGGCAACGGTGCAATCCCAGACGCAGTTTCTGGAGAGCCCTGGCATTCGTGAAAGTCTGTCACGGTCGGATTTCTCGTTCGCGGATCTGAAGACCAAACGCATGACGATCTATGTGGTCTTGCCGCCTGAGAAGCTCAATAGCCATGGGCGGTTTCCGCGACTGCTGATCGAGCAGGCTTTGAACCTCAATGCCCGCAATATTGAGGAGCAGCCGAAAGAACCGGTGCTGTTCATCCTTGACGAGATGCCGGCGCTCGGGCGGCTGCCAATGGTCGAAAAAGGCTTCGGTCTGCTGGCAGGCTATGGTCTTCGTATTCACGTCGTGTGCCAGAATCTGAGCCAGCTCAAAAGCATCTATGGGGACGGCTGGGAGAGCTTCGTCGCCAATGCCGGTGTGATCCAGTATTTCGGGTCGCGTGACAAGTTCACGGCGGACTACTTCTCAAGCCTGTGCGGGGTGCAAACCGTGTGGTCTCTTTCCAACGCGATCGGCAGGTCGGTGAGCAAGAGTTTCGGTGCAAGTGGGTCGGATTCTTCATCAACCTCCAGCACGGACACCACGAGCGCAGTGCAACGCCAGCTCGCGTACCCCGATCAGCTGATGCGCATGGATCAGACAAAGCAGCTTGTTTTTGTCGGCAATATGAACCCGATCATCGCGGACAAGAAGCCGTGGTTTGAAGACCCTGACCTCAAGCACCTCGGCGTCAATTTGCATGCCAAGGACCCAGCGCAGCGCGCGGATGACGGCTCCGGCGAAGCCTGA
- a CDS encoding relaxase/mobilization nuclease domain-containing protein: MILKGSQRGAASNLSAHLMNDRDNDHVTVLEVRGFVARDLHGAFAEAHAISKGTKCEQFLFSLSLSPPKDHTGSEQDFVDAINRAEEKLKLSGQPRAIVLHEKEGRRHAHVVWSRIDAKTMKAINLPHYKLKLNDLARQIYLDHGWSLPDGLRRDGGKSPLNFTLAEWQQAKRVNLDPREIKQSFIDAWNLSDSAKGLQNALEERGYFLCRGDRRGFVAVDTKGEVFSVARMLGIKTKEVNARLGDPQDLYSVDQTRDIIQSKLSDTLHCYIDEVDRKHEKDFEPLKTKRSAMVANHRIERAQLKRGQAQRWQAETEERSARIDGGIKGVWQKLSGSAAKIKSQNELEAWDALKRDQSQRDGLVKVQMKERQSLQRQIDTLRRKHAQDRRILARDIAQSMRTADQMERMRDVERSKTRTRETGLRL, encoded by the coding sequence ATGATCCTCAAAGGCTCCCAACGCGGCGCGGCTTCAAACCTATCCGCCCATCTGATGAATGACCGTGACAATGATCACGTGACGGTGCTGGAAGTGCGCGGCTTTGTTGCCCGTGATCTGCACGGCGCGTTTGCTGAAGCGCACGCGATCTCCAAAGGAACCAAGTGCGAGCAGTTCCTGTTCTCGCTGTCCCTCAGCCCACCCAAGGACCACACCGGATCGGAGCAGGATTTTGTCGATGCGATAAACCGTGCCGAAGAAAAGCTGAAGTTGAGCGGCCAGCCGCGCGCCATTGTCCTGCACGAGAAAGAAGGGCGACGACACGCCCATGTGGTGTGGTCTCGGATTGACGCCAAAACAATGAAGGCGATCAATCTTCCCCATTACAAACTCAAGCTCAATGATCTGGCGCGCCAGATCTATCTTGATCATGGCTGGAGCCTGCCAGATGGTTTGCGCCGTGATGGTGGCAAATCCCCTCTGAACTTCACACTTGCCGAATGGCAACAAGCCAAGCGCGTCAATCTCGATCCCCGCGAAATCAAACAGAGTTTTATCGATGCTTGGAATCTCTCGGACAGCGCCAAGGGGCTCCAGAACGCGCTGGAAGAGCGCGGCTATTTCCTGTGTCGTGGTGATCGGCGCGGCTTTGTCGCCGTGGATACAAAGGGCGAAGTGTTCTCAGTGGCGCGAATGTTGGGCATCAAGACTAAAGAGGTGAACGCAAGACTCGGTGATCCACAGGACTTGTACAGCGTTGATCAGACCCGCGACATCATCCAATCCAAACTCAGTGATACGCTGCATTGCTATATCGATGAGGTAGATCGCAAACACGAAAAAGACTTTGAACCGCTGAAAACCAAGCGCTCCGCGATGGTCGCAAACCATCGCATAGAGCGAGCCCAGCTCAAGCGTGGGCAAGCGCAAAGATGGCAAGCCGAAACGGAGGAGCGATCAGCCCGCATTGACGGCGGCATTAAAGGTGTATGGCAAAAACTCTCTGGGTCGGCAGCGAAGATCAAATCCCAGAATGAATTGGAGGCATGGGACGCCCTCAAGCGCGACCAAAGCCAACGCGATGGGCTAGTCAAGGTGCAGATGAAAGAGCGGCAATCTCTGCAAAGGCAAATCGACACGCTGCGTCGCAAGCATGCCCAGGATCGGCGCATCCTTGCTCGCGACATTGCGCAGTCAATGCGAACAGCGGATCAAATGGAGCGGATGCGGGACGTGGAGCGGAGCAAAACGCGGACGCGAGAGACTGGATTGAGGCTTTAG
- a CDS encoding DUF7678 domain-containing protein: MVKRPTGPFHDASHHTPARESQIKDPLELNPERDKDNVDRTPKPPTHIPDGSAANLAPRGALGTKRGLAAPIVPTKPMSLGVKKDDFDKDLSVDGKILSMDGYRFAAKVNDLPSQRGIGGGKIAKLEIMDGDRIAARYDRGWDIAPQTARDREALEKVHTVLDPPEREFKPIAPRTPDKDHGRDR, encoded by the coding sequence ATGGTAAAGCGCCCTACAGGTCCGTTTCATGATGCCAGCCACCATACGCCCGCCAGGGAAAGCCAGATCAAAGACCCGCTTGAACTGAACCCTGAACGGGATAAGGACAATGTGGACCGTACGCCCAAACCACCCACCCATATCCCAGACGGCAGCGCAGCCAATCTCGCACCGCGCGGCGCACTTGGCACAAAGCGAGGTTTGGCTGCACCCATTGTGCCGACCAAACCAATGAGCCTTGGGGTGAAGAAAGATGACTTCGACAAGGATTTATCCGTTGACGGAAAAATCCTGTCTATGGACGGATATCGCTTTGCGGCCAAGGTGAATGATCTGCCGTCACAACGAGGGATCGGCGGCGGCAAGATTGCGAAACTTGAGATCATGGACGGTGATCGGATTGCCGCCCGATATGATCGTGGGTGGGACATCGCACCGCAAACGGCCCGAGATCGCGAGGCTTTGGAGAAAGTCCACACCGTGCTTGATCCTCCAGAGCGGGAGTTCAAGCCGATTGCCCCACGAACGCCCGATAAAGATCACGGGCGCGATCGCTAG